The nucleotide sequence aattttactattattcaaagaaaccaataaaatagctttatcttttcgttttacagtaaaagtacaaccaaagtacaactaaacatgaagtaaacaaaccctgacataacgaaaataaaacagactttttgaataatttttacttacctcatttaattttaatgaccaaaaatgaattcacaaccttgtGTCCACCCAAATCCCGGTATcaaagtaattttgtataataaattaatacattattataggtttgattttggtcATAATGTCACGCTATCTgctgggctaccacgaaactcgaaaatctaagttcgtatcgtaccgtcccgctgactcttatattatttaatacgagagcaaaagggacggtacgatacgaacttcgagtttagagtttcgtagtagcccagctgtgtTGAatgaactgcagggctactacaaaactcaaaAGTGGAAGGTCGtgcgtgcggtccctctgacacttatactgtttaatacaagagggagagggaccgcacgacacgaacttcgagtttcgagttacatagtagccctgctgacagacagacagccagctTGTTGTACCAACTTGAAAAATCTAACTCGAAACGAAAAAGAAAGACCTTTGTAAATGCCATTTTGACTTTGGCTCGAAGAGAGCTTTCAAGTCAGTGTGTAGTAGTGTAGTAAGAGAAGATAAGAAATGGAAAATAACTAGAAATCAAATGAGAACAACGTCAGCTCAGAATTGTATAAATAAGGAATAAAAGCGCGGATCATAATGAAGATTTGGACATCTGAACACACTTTCAAGTAACTATGACGCAATATGTGATATTTTGTTGTCTTATTTCtgcattatttttaactgtttaATTCTGTTGTAGCCACCCATGGGAAACTGTTGCTCAAGCAGCATGGCGCAAATATCCCAACCCTATGAATCCGGCTGTTATAGGAACAGATGTCGTTGAAAGAAGAGTAGTGAATGGAGTACTACACACTCGTAGACTTGTCAGCTCAAAGTGGTTTTTTCCCCGATGGGCGCAAGCGGTAATCTATTTTTGTTATAGCTAAAGATCAGGTGATAGGGATCAGCTGCCCCCACTTTTATGAAAGATTTGTGTGATGACTGTGCATTAGCAATGGTTTAACCTAACGCCCAATCCTTTGTAAAGGActcattgtaatttgaacatcaaactatcataaatgacaaagtttgatgtttataaatcaaaaaaattGACTTGGATGTTAGGATGTTAAATAGAATTCATGATTTTTGTAAATTGAAGACTAATATACTTTACTCTTATTTTGTTTTAGCTCATTGGAACAGCTAAAATATGCTATGCAAGTGAACAATCTGAGGTTAACCCTAACCAGAGACAAATGATGTTGAAAACTAGAAACTTAACTTTCTGCCATTATATAGCGGTTGATGAAACAGTGCGGTACACACCACATCCCTCTGATGCTTCTAAAACGCTCCTAACCCAAGAAGCAGTGGTAACAGTCCAAGTAAGTAGAAATTTGTTTTGAGGGTAGAGCAAGAAAATTGTAACTGCAGAATCTCTTTCAATTCTTGATTCTGTTTGATTCTATATTGGCAACCATACATTAACAATATGGCAATGTTATTTACCTATATCAATTTGTTAAGCCCCTACTAAGTAGGTATGAATGAGTGGTTGATAGGATTGTGTAATAACTGCAATCCGTGGTAGCTACTACAAAACCCAGCACTCAAGTCTCGAATCTAAACTTACACATGGACAATGCAATGCTCGTAGCCAAATTGCTGTACATTTTACATAGGTTTATGAACAGGAAATTCCAAATAGAATTTCCTAATTGTGCCAAGTgcttgttataaaattagaaaattctTGTCTTGCATAATACATTTACTGCAACGTTGCACTCATAAGTGGTGGCAGTATTTTTCCATTTTGTTGCGAAAATTGCATATAAACCCAGAATCAACTGTTGGGTTGTTGACACTAAATGTGTTAATCAACCTTATATGACCATACATAATGATTTGTCTGCGGTGTCGGCTATTATGTTATGTATTACTAGCGTTTTCCCGTGGCTTATAtcatacagcagttgaattgaaattccggaattttattaaattctcatgggaattccctaaaatgaaaacacccatgccaaagtTCATAACTCAGctattgttatttcgagattttatccctatcctgtgggaatatcgggataaaaagtagcctctgtgttattccagatgtccag is from Choristoneura fumiferana chromosome 3, NRCan_CFum_1, whole genome shotgun sequence and encodes:
- the slmo gene encoding PRELI domain containing slowmo gives rise to the protein MKIWTSEHTFNHPWETVAQAAWRKYPNPMNPAVIGTDVVERRVVNGVLHTRRLVSSKWFFPRWAQALIGTAKICYASEQSEVNPNQRQMMLKTRNLTFCHYIAVDETVRYTPHPSDASKTLLTQEAVVTVQGVPLSSYMEDLLANKISLNAGKGRQAIEWVISKLDSEIKELASTACKSTDELLSHTKKSLDDITSTARRSMDDISSKAKRSLDDIEKFTKANANQRS